A single Oncorhynchus nerka isolate Pitt River linkage group LG10, Oner_Uvic_2.0, whole genome shotgun sequence DNA region contains:
- the LOC115126823 gene encoding malate dehydrogenase, cytoplasmic-like: MRVSYINIWYYFLWLKDFRLHFPRATSFAAHAYKRFTGHLVTTLISRNRGDLLLLEQWENSPSYHTKMSAEPVRVLVTGAAGQIAYSLLFGIAKGDVFGKDQPITLILLDITPMLPVLDGVVMELQDCALPLLREVIPTDKEEVAFKDLDAAILVGSMPRREGMERKDLLKANVAIFKSQGAALEKYAKKTVKVLVVGNPANTNCLIAAKSAPSIPKENFSCLTRLDHNRARSQVAMRCGVPATQVKNVIIWGNHSSTQYPDVHHCKVNMAGSDLACFAAVKDDDWLKGAFISTVQQRGAAVIAARKLSSAMSAAKAICDHMRDIWSGTPEGEFVSMGVYSSSNSYGVAEDLIYSFPVHIKDKQWKIVDGLVINDFSRGKMDATAAELVEERDTAVTFLSA, encoded by the exons atgagagtTAGTTATATAAATATTTGGTACTACTTTCTTTGGCTGAAGGATTTCCGACTACATTTCCCGAGAGCCACCAGCTTTGCGGCGCATGCCTATAAACGATTTACTGGCCACCTCGTGACCACTCTGATTTCAAGAAATAGGGGTGACCTCTTGTTGCTAGAACAGTGGGAGAATAGTCCAAGTTACCATACAAAGATG TCTGCTGAACCTGTTCGTGTTCTGGTGACTGGCGCTGCTGGGCAGATTGCCTACTCCTTGTTGTTTGGCATCGCCAAGGGAGATGTGTTTGGCAAAGAtcag CCAATCACCCTGATCTTGCTGGACATCACCCCCATGTTGCCAGTCCTGGATGGCGTGGTCATGGAGCTACAGGACTGTGCCCTCCCACTCCTCAGAG AGGTCATCCCCACGGACAAGGAGGAGGTTGCCTTTAAGGACCTGGACGCTGCTATCCTGGTGGGCTCCATGCCCAGGAGAGAGGGTATGGAGAGGAAGGATCTGCTCAAGGCTAACGTGGCCATCTTTAAGAGCCAGGGGGCCGCGCTGGAGAAGTATGCCAAGAAAACTGTCAAG GTCctggtggtaggtaacccagccAACACCAACTGTCTGATCGCAGCCAAGTCTGCCCCGTCCATCCCCAAAGAGAACTTCTCCTGCCTGACCCGTCTGGACCACAACCGCGCCCGCTCTCAG gttgCGATGCGCTGCGGCGTGCCAGCCACCCAGGTAAAGAACGTGATCATCTGGGGTAACCATTCGTCCACCCAGTACCCAGATGTCCACCACTGCAAG GTCAACATGGCGGGCAGCGACCTGGCCTGCTTCGCCGCTGTTAAGGACGATGACTGGCTCAAAGGGGCCTTCATTTCT aCAGTGCAGCAGAGGGGTGCTGCGGTTATCGCGGCCAGGAAGCTGTCCAGTGCCATGTCTGCAGCCAAGGCCATCTGTGATCACATGAGGGACATCTGGTCAGGCACTCCTGAG GGAGAGTTTGTCTCCATGGGTGTCTACTCCAGCAGTAACTCCTATGGTGTCGCTGAAGACCTCATCTACTCATTCCCTGTTCACATCAAG GACAAGCAGTGGAAGATTGTGGACGGGTTGGTCATCAACGACTTCTCCCGAGGCAAGATGGACGCCACGGCAGCCGagctggtggaggagagggacaCCGCCGTCACCTTCCTCAGCGCTTGA